The nucleotide sequence TACACCCGTCACAAAGAATTTCATAGAAAAACCTCTAGCGCAAAAAATAGAAAAACTACTTCTTCCGTATTTCTGCTTGTTTCACACAACGGACTTGATCGTGCCATTCTTCAGCTTCTTGCGCAAGTCGTTCCGGAGGAATTCCATCTGGTTCGTCCTGAGGAGTATTCGACAACAGACGAGATACAGCCAACAGTCGGCGACTCGCCACCACAGACCCCTCAAGCGTCATTATGGATACACTACATTTTGTTTTATCATCAAAACTGTCGCTAATATACACCCTAAAGCCATCAGATGTAAAGAAGCGCAGGTAGCAATCTTGCGTAAACGCACCTATCATCCCCTTCGGAACATAAAATTCAATGCGTGACGATTGTGCATCCTTACCTCCGCCGTCATTACCCAGCAAGGACATCGTCTCCGCCAAAGTCGGAAGCCGCCACCCATCAGGGCAAGCATTTTTCGCATCCTTGTACATATATGCAGTGTCACCGCCCAAGGGTTCGGCCATCCATGTCAAAGGAGCATCACCCGTCTTTTGGGAAATCACAGTCCCGTACATCTTTCCATCGCGGGGGTCCTTCATCTTGCCTTTCTGGGGAGCAGCCACAGCAATTGCGACACAGGCAAGTACAGCAAGAACAATCCTATAAGTGTTTGGCATATTTTTCTATTTCTAGCCAAGCACGAACTTCTCGATAACCTCGGTGATACCCGAGTGGTTATTGTCGCTTACCGTTATGTAGTCGGCGCAGTCCTTCACTATCTGCGAAGCATTCGCCATGGCAACCCCGACACCGGCCGCTTTGATCATGGGGCAATCGTTCTCTTCGTCGCCCACGGCAATCGTATCTTCGATGCCCACCTTGTAATAGTCGGCCATAAAGCGCACTGCGTCACCCTTGTTGCTCTGCATGTGCGAAAATTCGAGCATCTCGGGCTTACTGAACACGTCAAAAAGCTTGCCCGCCGTAGTCTTGCGCATTTCAGCACGGAAATCTACAAGGCTCGAATGTTCGAAGGGCGTTATGATATTCACCTTGATGGGCGGTTTAACAACAACATTGACAAACTCGCCGTAATACTCGCGGATATCCTTCACGACCACATAATCCATCTTCATCAGGCGGCAGTACGTCTTGAGCTGTTCCGTTTCGTATTCCGAAACCACCAGGTCGCCCGAGTAGGTATGCGCATGCATGCCGTTTGCGTGTGCGGCATCCATGATGGCCTTTACCTCACTAACGGGAATGTAGCGAGTGAGAATTGGCTTCTGTGCGCCGCAATCGTAAATGAGCCCGCCGTTGAAACTCACGAGCAGAAAGCCCGGTTCCAGAAAGCCGTACTGCTCCGCCAACTTCTTGGCGCTCGTGAGCGGACGGCCCGTACAGATGACGAACTTGTGGCCCGCATCGATCATCGAGCGGATAGAGCGCATGTCGGTATCCGAGATGCGCTTATCGTCGGTCAGGAGCGTGCCGTCAAGGTCTGTGAACAGAATTTTCATCGCGGGCAAATATAGAATTATTCCTTTACACAGCGGACAGTAGACGGTTCATCATCTGGAGCCCGCGTCGCAAAGTCACCATCATCGTTACAGGCGGCAAGTATCATTAAGA is from Fibrobacter sp. and encodes:
- a CDS encoding Cof-type HAD-IIB family hydrolase, with protein sequence MKILFTDLDGTLLTDDKRISDTDMRSIRSMIDAGHKFVICTGRPLTSAKKLAEQYGFLEPGFLLVSFNGGLIYDCGAQKPILTRYIPVSEVKAIMDAAHANGMHAHTYSGDLVVSEYETEQLKTYCRLMKMDYVVVKDIREYYGEFVNVVVKPPIKVNIITPFEHSSLVDFRAEMRKTTAGKLFDVFSKPEMLEFSHMQSNKGDAVRFMADYYKVGIEDTIAVGDEENDCPMIKAAGVGVAMANASQIVKDCADYITVSDNNHSGITEVIEKFVLG